One window of Medicago truncatula cultivar Jemalong A17 chromosome 2, MtrunA17r5.0-ANR, whole genome shotgun sequence genomic DNA carries:
- the LOC11420985 gene encoding protein LURP-one-related 12, which produces MTLCMDSDSAAENMKELQEEGNYVFKEEIHYTVLKTSLFFSGDGFTVYDSHGQLVFRVDSYGPDSRDLDELVLMDPDGRCLLTVRRKRPSLHQRWEGFKGERRDGDKPTFSVKRSSMIGRARTGVTVEVYDNPGEEYHIEGCFSQRCCTVFNGMKENVAEIHRKVDPTTGVMLGKEVLSLCVKPGFDAAFAMGFVLVLDQINGDGSIGDDATAEPTVHPTTEE; this is translated from the exons ATGACCCTTTGTATGGATTCCGACTCTGCCGCAGAAAATATGAAAGAGTTACAAGAAGAAGGTAACTACGTCTTCAAAGAAGAGATTCATTACACAGTTCTCAAaacctctctcttcttctccggcgatgGTTTCACCGTCTATGATTCTCATGGTCAACTCGTTTTCAGAGTTGACTCATATGGACCTGATTCTCGTGACCTAGATGAGCTTGTTCTAATGGATCCCGACGGTCGTTGTCTCCTCACTGTTCGCCGGAAG AGGCCGAGTCTACATCAACGGTGGGAAGGCTTTAAAGGTGAAAGAAGAGACGGTGATAAACCTACCTTCAGTGTGAAGAGGTCATCTATGATCGGACGAGCACGTACTGGAGTAACAGTGGAGGTGTACGATAACCCTGGTGAGGAGTACCACATTGAAGGTTGCTTCTCTCAACGTTGTTGCACGGTTTTTAACGGAATGAAGGAAAACGTAGCTGAGATTCATCGCAAAGTGGACCCCACCACAGGTGTTATGCTTGGAAAAGAAGTGTTATCTCTTTGTGTTAAGCCTGGTTTTGACGCTGCCTTTGCTATGGGATTCGTTCTCGTCCTTGATCAAATCAACGGTGATGGTTCAATTGGTGATGATGCAACTGCGGAGCCTACGGTACACCCTACTACAGAAGAATAA